The Thalassotalea agarivorans region AATTTGCAACGCGTATTCATCAGTTAATGTCTCAGCCAAATACCTGTGTCGCAGGGTACAATAGTATCCGCTTTGACGATGAAGTATCTCGCTATCTATTCTATCGTAATTTTTATGATCCTTATGCGCGCGAATGGCAAAATGGTAATAGCCGTTGGGATATTATTGATATGGTAAGGGCATGCTATGCCTTAAGACCAGAGGGAATCAATTGGCCTGAAACAGAGGAAGGTAAGGTCAGTTTTAGACTAGAGTTACTAACCCAGGCAAACGGCATCAGTCACGAAGCTGCTCACGACGCAATGAGCGATGTATATGCAACTATTGCAATGGCTAAGCTGATCAAAGAAAAACAACCCAAGTTATATGATTTCATTTTTAACCTAAGAGACAAAAAAGAAGTTAATAAACACATTGACGTATACAACTTAACGCCGATTGTACATACGACATCTCGCATTCCTTCAACACATGGTTGCACCTCATGGTTTGCGCCAATAAGTTATCATCCGAGTAATAAAAATGCGTATATAGCGGTTGATCTTGCGTACGATCCTTCACCGTTAATAGACCTAGATGCTGAACAAATAAAAACGCGACTTTATACAAGGCGCAGTGAGCTTGCCGAAGGTGAACTGCCTGTTGCGGTTAAGTTAATTCATGCCAATAAATGCCCTGTGGTTGCGCCAGCTAAAACGCTTTTACCAGAAAACGCGGCGCGCTTAGATATAGACAGAGAAAAGTGTTTAGCGCACCTTGAGCTGTTAAAAGAGCATGCTTCTGAAATCCGTGAAAAGCTTGTCGAAGTATTTAATGAGCGATACGACGAAGATGTAGAGGTGGATGCTGAACACGCATTGTATAGTGGCGGTTTCATATCCAATACCGACAAAGCGCAAATGGATATTTTACATCAGATCCCTGTTGAACAATTAGCAACTCACCCTTTTCAATTTACCGAAGCGAGATTTGAAACCATGTTGTTCCGCTACAGGGCGCGCAACTTTCCTTTGACGTTAACGAGCGAAGAACAAATGAAGTGGCAACAGTATTGTCAGCAAAAAATGCAGTTTGGCGAAAAGGGTGCCCTCACGGTCGACGAATACATGCTTAAGATTGAGAACATGGCGTATGAACATGAAGGCAACGAAAAGAAGATGGCAATCTTAAAAGCGCTTGCCAGCTACGTAGGGGCTAACTAAAACGTTTAGCTGCTCGATTACGATTTGAATCGAGCGATTAAACTAGAGGTATCCCAGCGATTGCCGCCCATTTTCTGTATTTCACTATAATAGCTATCAACCAGTTGAGTGACAGGCAGTGCAACATCATGCTTTTTCGCTTCTTCAAAGGCGATAGCTAGATCTTTTCTCATCCAGTCGACGGCAAAACCAAAATCATATTCACCGGCAAACATGGTTTGATAACGATTTTCCATTTGCCATGACCCTGCTGCTCCTTTACTGATCGTATCGACGAGTTTCTTAGGATCTAAACCGACTTTTTCAGCAAACGAAAAACCCTCCGCCAAGCCCTGCACTAACCCAGCTATGCAAATCTGATTAACCATTTTGGCGAGTTGTCCGCTACCTACAATGCCCATTAATTGGCTAAATCTTGCGTAAGCATCCATAACAGGTTTAACGCGCTCGAAGGTGGCTTCATCACCACCTACCATAATTGTTAAAACACCGTTTTCTGCACCTGCTTGGCCGCCAGATACTGGCGCATCTAGAAAACCGATAGATTGCGCAGCACATTTATCTGCTAACTCTTTAGCAAGTTCAGCTGACGCTGTTGTATGGTCTACTAGCACTGCACCTTCCGACGCACCAGCAAGTATACCTTGGTCTCCGTAAACAACACTTCTGACATCATCATCATTACCAACACAGCAAAAGATAATGTCTGCATTTTCCGCAGCCTCTCGCGGCGTATCAACCGCCTGACCACCATATTGCTGTGCCCAACGCTGTGCTTTTTCTTTTGTGCGGTTATACACCGTCACATCATGACCTGCGTTGACTAAATGCCCTGCCATTGGATACCCCATGACACCTAACCCTACAAATGCTAATCTCATCATCTATCCCAATATTTGGGGTCAGAACATGTTCTGACCCCAATTTTCAATAATTATTGCTCAATACCTTGCTTAACAAAGTCGCGATAACTTGTGCGGCGACGTTCGCTATTTTTAGACAGCCTAGTATATACATCGTGGGGATTACATAAACTAGAATTTTTTCCTAACCCGTTCACAACATAGCTAGACCATTGGTAATGTTCGGGCAATTGTACAATGTTTGCACGCACCGGATTCAACTCAATGTAGCGATAGAGCTCAAGTAAATACTCTTCCTGCTCGACTGCAAAAGACTTAAAACGTCCTTCCCACAATGTTCCTGTTCTTTCATGCATGTAATTGAAATACCTAACATATCTTCTGCCAATCGATTGCATCATTTTACTGATTGCTTGTTCATTTTTAGCAGTACAAAGTATGTGTACGTGGTTTGGCATAAGTACCCACGCATGAATCTCAACATGCTCAATAGATGAATAAACCTTTAGGTAATTCAGGTAAGTGACAAAGTCTTGTGGACGCATAAAACAGCGTTGTCGATTGTTGCCACGTTGAATAATGTGCTGCGGTACACCTGGGGTGATGTTGCGAAGTGATCTCGCCATAAGTTTCCTCCTTGAAACAGTTGAACTTGTTTAAGCATAGTCCATTTTTAATGGTTGGGGTCAGAACATGTTCTGACCCCAAATATTTGTGGGATTACTGATCCAATTGAGCTACATTGAACGTACATTTTTCATTTTTTGAGGAAGATATGAGTCAATCCATCTATCAGTTTTCCGCCAAGAACTACAAGGGCGAAGACGTTGCATTAGAAAAGTTTGCAGACAAAGTATTACTTATCGTTAATACGGCAAGTGCATGTGGTTTTACGCCACAGTATGAAGGCTTACAAAATCTTTACGCAGAGCTTCAAGACAAAGGCCTTGAGGTGTTGGCATTTCCTTGTAATCAGTTTGGTAAACAAGAAAAAGGTAGCAACGAAGAAATCGCCTCGTTTTGTGACTTAAATTTCCATATTACCTTTCCACTGTTTGAAAAAATTGATGTCAATGGTGACAACGCACATCCTCTTTACAAATACCTGAAACAAGAAGCTAAAGGTGTGCTAGGCAGTGAAAAGATAAAATGGAATTTTACTAAGTTTTTAGTGGATAAGTCTGGCAAGGTGGTAAAACGTTACGGCTCGATAACAAAGCCAGAAGCTATTAAAGCTGACATCGAAAAATTACTATAAAAAAGGCGACTATTGTCGCCTTTTTCTTTAAACAAACAAGGTGTCGTGGAGCTTCTCGACGACGCCGTTGGCCGCTTGCTCTGGCACAAGAAAGCAGACATTATTCGGGCTCGCACCATGGCAAATCATACGAATAACCGTATCTTCCACCTTATCAAAAATTTGCTCACCTAAATCACTGGTTTGATGCAGGTTATTGCCAATTACGGCCACTAACGATAAACCGTGCTCAACAGAAACCTCACACAACTGTTCTAACTCTTTAACCACAGTGGAATTGATTAATGCTTGTGTCGAACCGGTTGGATTATCAAAGGTTAAAGCAACACTAATTTCACTTGTGGTGATCAAGTCTACACTCAGCTCATGCTTGGCAAGAATGGCAAATACCTTCGCCAAAAAACCGCTCGCATGTAACATCGCAGGGCTTTTTACTGTCACTAAGGTTTGTTCTCTGCGAAGCGCAATAGAACGATATGTTGGATTTGATGCTACCGTTTGTTGTATGCGTGTGCCGCCTCTTTCAGGTTCTTTAGAAGAGCCTACAAATACTGGGATATTACAACGCATCGCCGGAATCAACGTTGCAGGGTGCAATATCTTTGCGCCAAATGTTGCCATTTCCGCCGCTTCGCCAAAACTAATTTCGTCTATCGCTCGAGCTTGTGCGGTAATGCGAGGATCTGTCGTAAAAATACCGACTACATCCGTCCATATTGCTAAATTATCTGCGTTTAACGCTTCTGCAAGTAATGCTGCACTGTAGTCTGAGCCGCCACGCCCAAGCGTAGTGGTATTGCCGAGGCCATCTCTACCAATAAAACCCTGTGTAACTACAACTTTATCTGCAAGCTTTGGCAACAATTTCTGTTGCGCTTGTGTCGCTAGTAGATCAACCTCTACCACTGCTTTACCGTACAAGCTATTCGTAGCCATGACATCACGCACATCAAACCTTTCGCCATCAACACCTACCGAGCGCAACACTTGGGTGAATAGCAATGAACTCATTTGTTCACCGAAACTCATAATTGCGTCCGCTGTTTGGCCTGTGTGCTGCATAGATTGTTGTGAAGCAAGCTCGGCAAGTTCAGTCAATAATGCCTCGATTTGGCCCAGCAATTTCTGTGGTTGCTCTAATTGCTCGATAATATTGACCTGAATGGCTTTGATTTCTGCAATGATTTGCTCACGCTCTTGCGTTGAAACGTTTTCTTGGCTTAAGCGTACAAGATGGTTGGTCACACCTGCGCTCGCTGACACAACAACGACGCGAGTTTCAGGTCTGTTTTTAACAATATTGGCACAACGCAACATCGCTTGATGATCTGCGACACTGGTTCCACCAAATTTAGCGACGGTAAGCTGACTCATTAAGCCACCCCCAAAAGCTGAAAAATACAATTACGGCTACTTAAACCCGCATTTAAAGTAAAAAACATAAAAGTCTCCCTATATGCTAACGTGCATAAGACAAATAAGGAAGAGCATGACTGATAAGGTGCGCTGACAATAGAAAAGGTGCAACAAACATTTTCAGCCAGAAGCCCTCCACCTTGCTCTTTTGATTAGAGCGGTGACAGCCCCAAGGATTCAGCCTTGGCGACCGAAACTCAACATCCACTGGGTTAAGTTCCTCGGCATTAGTCCCCCTCTGCAACCTGCATAGAAATAGTGGTTTCTTCAGTTGCATACCTGGCTAATGCACCTCTTCTGGTGCCTTGGTTAATTTTTAATACATTAACCGAAAAGCGGCGTTATTTAACCGTATCTATTGAACAAATGCAATAACTTATCTGCACTGTTAACTATTTTTTTGTTATAAGCGCTGTTTTTCTATGTTTTTACTCATACAGTTTATAAAACATTAGGCTTATAAGGCGATGTAGGCCAACCATAGTTTTACATTTATTTACTATAATACATAAATTAAAGCACAAAGTACGAAAAAACAGGTAATTTTATTTTGACTATTAATGAATTCGTAGTAAGGTAGGGTTGATTGATATTTACTCAGTAGTAACGTTTAAGAAAGGACTAATCAAATGCGTTTGAGTACATTACTAAGGCACTTTTTGTGGTTTTTCGTGTTATGCGTTGTATTTGCCGCCGCAAGTTAACATGTATCAGTAGCCTAGAGCGCTAATCAACTGCGCCACTAATTGCTATAAAAAACGGGCAAATCAAGCGATTCTAATTTACCCGTTATCATTCATTACTCACTAATGACTAAATACTTCATCACTCGCTCTTTTTTGAGCCGCAGTGTCTCTTAGTTTAGCCACGCAATAATTAGTTAACGCTTTATTACTTCTTCCCTTGTGCTGTTTGGTCGAAAATTCAAACTGAACAGAGGTTAAAACAGGTTTGTAATCCGCATTCGATGGCGCTGGTTTCCACTGCCACTGTTGCAATGCCGCGATAGTTGCTTTTTCGAAATCTGCCGGAACGGTAGATCGTCTAATATTAAACTTTTCTGGATAACCCGCACTATTTATAAGTACCTGCACATCAATACAACCTCTCAACCCTTTTAATTCATAAGCTGGTGGGTAAACTGGGTTTGGTGTGTGCTTTTTCAGCCAAAACATGCGCGTTAGGTGAACTTCATCAAAAGAAGACACGTCGGTTATTTTAACTTTTTCTCTAGGTTTTATTTCGACAGGTTCGGATGCACTACATGACATTAGTAAAAGACTAGACGCCGCAAGCCAAAATTGTTTCATATTCCCTCACAATCTTATTAAATTTTTATTATTTATTAAACATTTGCACAATAACGAAAGGATTAGTACTTTTCAAGAGCTTTACGTCTTTAACACAAGTTTTCGTGGTAATAATGTGGCTAACGTTGCTATAGTCTATTAAAACAATCGTCAAATACAGTTATGGATCTGTTTCTACTTAAAAAATTCATTGGTTTTATGGTCATGCCAATGAATATTATCTTAATTTTTCTGATCATTGCCCTGTGCTTTTTTCGCGCCAACCCAAAGCTCAGCTTTAAATCTTTAGTCGCCGGCATTGTTGCTTTATGGCTAGCAGCGACGCCCGCAGTTGCAGACTTTTTACTCAACCCCATTGAAGACAATTACACCGCGTTTACTTATCCAAATAAGCCAATAGATTACATTGTTGTACTGGGCTGTGATCATGTTGAAGATCCAGCTTTACCGCCAACGAGCCAGTTAAGATACTGCTCGCTTGCTCGGTTGGTAGAAGCGGTAAGAATTTACCAACAAAATCCTTCAAGTGAATTGATAACATCTGGCGGAAGTTATAAGGGAGGTACGCCAAATGCAGAAGTTGTTAAAAATGCAGCGCAATCATTAGGCATTCCAGAAAGTAAAATAACGACAGAAGTTAACGCTTTTGACACCTACGAAGAAGCACAATTACTTGCACCACGTTTACAAGGAAAATCTGTGGTTTTAGTGACCAGCGCGTCTCATATGCCAAGAGCGATGGCCTATTTTAAACGTTTTGGTATTGACCCAATGCCAGCGCCTGCAGGCAATTTGGTTAAAAACTACTATGGCGATAAATCTTGGACGTATTACTTGCCTAACGCCGCGACACTCAATAAAACCACAACAGCTTGGTATGAAACGTTAGGCCGGATAGTGCAGTGGTTTACTGCACTTGTTGACTAATTTAATTATTAGGCTGGATTGTCGATATCAACAAAGGTCACATCAAGATCATATTGTTTGGCAATATATTCACCCAATGCTTTAGCACCGTAGCGCTCTGTTGCATGATGGCCAGCGGCAAAATAATGTATACCCATTTCTCGTGCTGTATGCGTCGTTTGTTCGGATATTTCACCTGAGATAAAGGCATCGATACCCTGCTCTGCTGCCAAATCTATATATCCTTGCCCGCCGCCAGTACACCAAGCAACCGTTTTAATGGTTTGCTTTTCAGGTGCATCAATATGTAGACATGGGCGTTCTAGCGCACTTGAAATGCGCTGCTGGAGCTCATTTGCTGATATTGCTTGCTCAAAGGTGCCGCGCATAGAAACACTTAAAGGGTTCCCTTGCTCTAGCGGCTCTATATTGGCTATTGATAATAGTTTGGCCAATTGAGCGTTATTGCCCAATTCTGGATGAATATCTAACGGTAAATGATAGGCAAACAAGTTTATGTTGTTATCTAGCAACGCTTTAATGCGATTGTATTTCATACCACGAATAACATACGATTCATTTTTCCAAAAGTAGCCGTGGTGAACTAATAGCGTATCTGCACCCATTGCAATCGCTTGATCAATTAACGCCTGAGAAGCAGTCACTCCAGTGACAACTTTATTGACCTGGTCGCTACCTTGTATTTGTAAACCATTAGGACAGAAGTCCTTGATCATTTCTGGTTTCATTAATTGATTCAGGGCAAATTCAAAATCGGATCGTTTCATTATTCTACTGCGCTATTTGCTTATGAGTTTCGGTTCATTGGCGACACTTTTACCGGCGAAAATCCTGGTGCTATGCGCCATTTAGGTTTGATTGGTGTCAATGGTAACACGCGTTTTTTAGCAACGATAATATAAATACTGCCAAACGGTGTTAAATATTTATTTGCGAGTGAATGCCAAGCGCTAGTGACCTTACCTGGCGTGGTATTTGACGTTAAAAAACTTGGCATACAACGAATGTCATCGAGAATTTCATAGCCCATCAAGTTTAGCCAGTCTTTAACCCGCCCAGCAGAGAAAAATCGTGCATGCCATGGCGACTTCTTGCGTCTTATGGGAATAAAACGATTTAACCCCGCTAATGAAAAAGGGTTGTAGCTCGTCACGACCATATAGCCGTTAGGAATGAGCACACGATTAGCTTCTCGCAGCAAATGATGAGGATCGGGAGAAAAAGGTAGCACATGGCTCAAAAGGCACATATCAACGCTGTGTTCTTGAAAAGGTAAATCGTCTAATTCTGCGCGAATATCAACATTACCAGGGGTACTATTAACCCTATGCTTTCGTTTAATTGCGCAAGCCTTGTGATCAAAAGCGGCACTAAGAGGGCCTATTTTTAAAGCATGATAGCCAAAGAATCTTGGCATCCATTGTTCAAGCTGAAGATTAATCTCGTCAAAAATTAAATGGCCGGCAGGTATAGAACCCCAGGAGTCGGGTGAATCGAATTGATAGGAGGACAGCGCCGGTTTTATCATTTTAGGTTACTTATTTAGCAAACAACTTTATAATCAAATGAATGGGATTAATATTGACCCATAATGCAAAGATGATCAATTAAGGTTAACGATTCAATGGCAGAAACCGCAGTATACAGTCAGCCAACATTTATTGTAGAACCCATAAAAGCGTTCAACGATAACTATATTTGGGCATTAAAAAACACCACAGATGATATCGTGTTAGTTGATCCTGGCGATGCAGCGGTGTGTATCGACTACTTGCAGCGCAATAACGCCAATCTGGTAGCAGTACTTATTACCCATCATCATAGAGACCATGTAGGTGGTTTACCTGAGTTAAAAGCGTATCAAGCACAGATAAATGAGAGCCTGACTATCTATGGCCCACACAATGACAATATTGCCTTACTAGATGTAAAACTTACTGAGGGGCAAACAGTAAATTTAACAGGCTTTGGTAGCTTCGATGTAATAGAACTGCCTGGTCATACGCTCGGCCATATAGCCTATTATGACCAGCAACACCTTTTTTGTGGTGATACCTTGTTTTCTGGAGGCTGTGGCAGAATGTTTGAAGGTACTGCAGAGCAACTGCATGGCTCCCTCACTAAGTTAAGTCACTTACCTGGCGACACACAAGTATACTGCGCTCATGAATATACGTTATCTAATTTGAACTTTGCGAAGGAAGTAGAGCCTAACAACCAGGCGTTACAGTCCTATTTTGATGAAGTTGTACAAAAACGTGAAAGAGA contains the following coding sequences:
- the sbcB gene encoding exodeoxyribonuclease I, giving the protein MTTNQPTILWHDYETWGVSPKFDKPSQFAGIRTDYDLNIIGEPEVFYCKPPADYLPHPEAALVTGITPQKALNEGLTEAEFATRIHQLMSQPNTCVAGYNSIRFDDEVSRYLFYRNFYDPYAREWQNGNSRWDIIDMVRACYALRPEGINWPETEEGKVSFRLELLTQANGISHEAAHDAMSDVYATIAMAKLIKEKQPKLYDFIFNLRDKKEVNKHIDVYNLTPIVHTTSRIPSTHGCTSWFAPISYHPSNKNAYIAVDLAYDPSPLIDLDAEQIKTRLYTRRSELAEGELPVAVKLIHANKCPVVAPAKTLLPENAARLDIDREKCLAHLELLKEHASEIREKLVEVFNERYDEDVEVDAEHALYSGGFISNTDKAQMDILHQIPVEQLATHPFQFTEARFETMLFRYRARNFPLTLTSEEQMKWQQYCQQKMQFGEKGALTVDEYMLKIENMAYEHEGNEKKMAILKALASYVGAN
- a CDS encoding NAD(P)-dependent oxidoreductase, with the protein product MRLAFVGLGVMGYPMAGHLVNAGHDVTVYNRTKEKAQRWAQQYGGQAVDTPREAAENADIIFCCVGNDDDVRSVVYGDQGILAGASEGAVLVDHTTASAELAKELADKCAAQSIGFLDAPVSGGQAGAENGVLTIMVGGDEATFERVKPVMDAYARFSQLMGIVGSGQLAKMVNQICIAGLVQGLAEGFSFAEKVGLDPKKLVDTISKGAAGSWQMENRYQTMFAGEYDFGFAVDWMRKDLAIAFEEAKKHDVALPVTQLVDSYYSEIQKMGGNRWDTSSLIARFKS
- a CDS encoding transposase, whose translation is MARSLRNITPGVPQHIIQRGNNRQRCFMRPQDFVTYLNYLKVYSSIEHVEIHAWVLMPNHVHILCTAKNEQAISKMMQSIGRRYVRYFNYMHERTGTLWEGRFKSFAVEQEEYLLELYRYIELNPVRANIVQLPEHYQWSSYVVNGLGKNSSLCNPHDVYTRLSKNSERRRTSYRDFVKQGIEQ
- a CDS encoding glutathione peroxidase, whose protein sequence is MSQSIYQFSAKNYKGEDVALEKFADKVLLIVNTASACGFTPQYEGLQNLYAELQDKGLEVLAFPCNQFGKQEKGSNEEIASFCDLNFHITFPLFEKIDVNGDNAHPLYKYLKQEAKGVLGSEKIKWNFTKFLVDKSGKVVKRYGSITKPEAIKADIEKLL
- the lysC gene encoding lysine-sensitive aspartokinase 3, producing MSQLTVAKFGGTSVADHQAMLRCANIVKNRPETRVVVVSASAGVTNHLVRLSQENVSTQEREQIIAEIKAIQVNIIEQLEQPQKLLGQIEALLTELAELASQQSMQHTGQTADAIMSFGEQMSSLLFTQVLRSVGVDGERFDVRDVMATNSLYGKAVVEVDLLATQAQQKLLPKLADKVVVTQGFIGRDGLGNTTTLGRGGSDYSAALLAEALNADNLAIWTDVVGIFTTDPRITAQARAIDEISFGEAAEMATFGAKILHPATLIPAMRCNIPVFVGSSKEPERGGTRIQQTVASNPTYRSIALRREQTLVTVKSPAMLHASGFLAKVFAILAKHELSVDLITTSEISVALTFDNPTGSTQALINSTVVKELEQLCEVSVEHGLSLVAVIGNNLHQTSDLGEQIFDKVEDTVIRMICHGASPNNVCFLVPEQAANGVVEKLHDTLFV
- a CDS encoding energy transducer TonB, whose amino-acid sequence is MKQFWLAASSLLLMSCSASEPVEIKPREKVKITDVSSFDEVHLTRMFWLKKHTPNPVYPPAYELKGLRGCIDVQVLINSAGYPEKFNIRRSTVPADFEKATIAALQQWQWKPAPSNADYKPVLTSVQFEFSTKQHKGRSNKALTNYCVAKLRDTAAQKRASDEVFSH
- a CDS encoding ElyC/SanA/YdcF family protein; this encodes MNIILIFLIIALCFFRANPKLSFKSLVAGIVALWLAATPAVADFLLNPIEDNYTAFTYPNKPIDYIVVLGCDHVEDPALPPTSQLRYCSLARLVEAVRIYQQNPSSELITSGGSYKGGTPNAEVVKNAAQSLGIPESKITTEVNAFDTYEEAQLLAPRLQGKSVVLVTSASHMPRAMAYFKRFGIDPMPAPAGNLVKNYYGDKSWTYYLPNAATLNKTTTAWYETLGRIVQWFTALVD
- a CDS encoding Nif3-like dinuclear metal center hexameric protein, with product MKRSDFEFALNQLMKPEMIKDFCPNGLQIQGSDQVNKVVTGVTASQALIDQAIAMGADTLLVHHGYFWKNESYVIRGMKYNRIKALLDNNINLFAYHLPLDIHPELGNNAQLAKLLSIANIEPLEQGNPLSVSMRGTFEQAISANELQQRISSALERPCLHIDAPEKQTIKTVAWCTGGGQGYIDLAAEQGIDAFISGEISEQTTHTAREMGIHYFAAGHHATERYGAKALGEYIAKQYDLDVTFVDIDNPA
- a CDS encoding class I SAM-dependent methyltransferase, which gives rise to MIKPALSSYQFDSPDSWGSIPAGHLIFDEINLQLEQWMPRFFGYHALKIGPLSAAFDHKACAIKRKHRVNSTPGNVDIRAELDDLPFQEHSVDMCLLSHVLPFSPDPHHLLREANRVLIPNGYMVVTSYNPFSLAGLNRFIPIRRKKSPWHARFFSAGRVKDWLNLMGYEILDDIRCMPSFLTSNTTPGKVTSAWHSLANKYLTPFGSIYIIVAKKRVLPLTPIKPKWRIAPGFSPVKVSPMNRNS
- the gloB gene encoding hydroxyacylglutathione hydrolase produces the protein MAETAVYSQPTFIVEPIKAFNDNYIWALKNTTDDIVLVDPGDAAVCIDYLQRNNANLVAVLITHHHRDHVGGLPELKAYQAQINESLTIYGPHNDNIALLDVKLTEGQTVNLTGFGSFDVIELPGHTLGHIAYYDQQHLFCGDTLFSGGCGRMFEGTAEQLHGSLTKLSHLPGDTQVYCAHEYTLSNLNFAKEVEPNNQALQSYFDEVVQKRERDQITLPTSIAIENKINPFLRCHIEQIKQSTARKKGGSINSDVECFAILRAWKDNF